A stretch of Brassica rapa cultivar Chiifu-401-42 chromosome A08, CAAS_Brap_v3.01, whole genome shotgun sequence DNA encodes these proteins:
- the LOC103835203 gene encoding uncharacterized protein LOC103835203, giving the protein MANECGGIGAGSILAIVVVAMMLLFVPLMIGPVAPPTPPLILVFPIVLLFVFLYLHFTSK; this is encoded by the coding sequence ATGGCGAATGAATGTGGTGGTATCGGGGCGGGTTCGATCTTGGCGATTGTAGTCGTAGCGATGATGTTACTGTTCGTTCCTTTGATGATTGGACCGGTGGCTCCACCAACTCCTCCACTTATCTTGGTGTTTCCGATCGTCTTGCTCTTTGTGTTTCTCTATCTTCATTTTACTTCCAAGTGA
- the LOC103835201 gene encoding KIN14B-interacting protein At4g14310: MWNSKSQINLNSFVIPPNLKTEDISKNLISCRLVIKIASIYRFSLYTIKSKITFLFSSLPKPMSASSTRRRLKDMNTGNGENQSSGKKPLRSATPLPISTTLQKSSSSKENPKPSHRPSFGSTQKPLLRQVQRIDKSAAKGVGDGEGRVTRSKSSGIRGRSSSPSDLIRVFSDLRKRNESRVQSDQDKSCDRVCEETGEESKSKTNVRSSKLEGLVPKADALRGFGEKSDCKAEKIVKGSGGALRRKSIDNVGKAMEGSSNVATTKYQSKLHEKLAFLEGKVKKIASDIKKTKDMLDLNNQDSSQGMISDLHQKITGIEKSMIHVVGGSEEGKNKAAKAKASVKGLNKEELEDRLFPHQRLLRSRTQSKAVSQVSKGQGFGESSSKAVNVEVKPSVLVEENPIALEFLASLDKEKVTLGSDDQNVLENLEVQEMDTEEASKENNPSKDVSLTSNLAEILRADEDLEEIDEEEKGDEMELEEIENECMYQLNDIGSKTSTGGWFVSEGEAVILAHDDGSCSYYDVANSEVKSVYSPPDDISPNTWRDCWVVRAPGADGCSGRYVVAASAGNTMESGFCSWDFYTKDIKALHVEDGSSRVPRTALAPLSNNTSHGRNTLACSLLPEAQQWWYRPCGPLIASTASFQSVVKVFDIRDGEQIMRWEVQNCVSGLDHSSPLQWRNRGKLVIAETETISVWDVNSLHPESLLTISSPGRKISAFHVNNTDAEVGGGVRQRASSMDAEGNDGVFCTTDSINIMDFRNPSGIGAKIPKLGVNAQCVSSRGDSVFVGTNPKSSSAKKSVGYSSQVLQFSLRKQRLVSTYNLPDSNTHSHHSAITQVWGNSNFVMATSGMGLFVFDTSKEETSIGSDSGTVKEVIGPNDMYCPSFDYASSRVLLISRDRPALWRHIL, from the exons ATGTGGAAttcaaaatctcaaataaatttGAATTCTTTCGTTATCCCGCCAAATTTAAAAACCGAAGACATTTCAAAAAACCTAATCTCTTGTCGTCTTGTGATTAAAATAGCCTCCATTTATCGCTTTTCTCTTTACACAATCAAATCAaaaattacttttttattttcttctctcCCAAAGCCGATGTCAGCTTCATCGACTCGCCGCCGTCTGAAAGATATGAACACCGGCAACGGAGAAAACCAATCCTCCGGGAAAAAGCCTCTGAGGTCTGCAACTCCACTCCCGATCTCCACCACTCTCCAGAAATCATCATCGAGCAAAGAGAATCCAAAGCCTAGTCACCGTCCGTCGTTTGGATCCACGCAGAAGCCTCTGCTCCGGCAAGTCCAGCGGATCGATAAGTCCGCCGCGAAAGGCGTCGGTGATGGCGAGGGTCGGGTTACTCGATCCAAGTCTTCGGGGATACGAGGTAGGAGCTCGAGCCCGTCTGATCTGATTAGGGTTTTCTCGGATTTGAGAAAGAGGAACGAATCTAGGGTTCAATCGGATCAGGATAAGAGCTGTGATAGGGTTTGCGAGGAGACAGGTGAAGAGAGTAAAAGTAAGACGAATGTTAGGTCAAGCAAACTCGAGGGTTTGGTTCCAAAGGCAGATGCTTTGCGTGGATTTGGGGAAAAATCTGATTGTAAAGCTGAGAAGATTGTGAAAGGTAGTGGTGGAGCGTTGAGAAGGAAGTCTATTGATAACGTTGGGAAGGCGATGGAGGGAAGCAGTAATGTTGCTACTACTAAGTACCAAAGCAAGCTACACGAGAAGCTTGCTTTTCTTGAAGGGAAGGTTAAGAAGATTGCTTCTGATATCAAGAAGACAAAGGACATGCTGGATTTGAATAATCAGGACTCGTCTCAGGGTATGATCTCTGATTTACATCAGAAGATCACTGGGATTGAGAAGTCTATGATTCATGTTGTTGGAGGTTCTGAGGAAGGGAAAAACAAGGCTGCCAAAGCGAAAGCTTCGGTGAAAGGGTTGAACAAGGAGGAGCTCGAGGACAGGCTGTTTCCTCACCAGAGGTTGCTAAGGAGCAGAACTCAGTCCAAGGCAGTGTCACAAGTCTCGAAAGGTCAAGGCTTTGGTGAGTCTTCTAGCAAGGCGGTAAATGTTGAAGTGAAGCCCTCGGTTCTTGTTGAGGAGAATCCAATAGCGCTAGAGTTCTTGGCCTCACTTGACAAGGAAAAAGTCACATTAGGGAGTGATGATCAGAATGTGCTGGAAAATCTGGAAGTGCAGGAGATGGATACAGAGGAAGCCTCAAAGGAAAACAATCCTTCAAAAGACGTTAGTCTGACTTCCAACTTAGCTGAGATTCTCAGAGCTGACGAAGACCTTGAGGAAATTGATGAGGAAGAAAAAGGAGACGAGATGGAGCTGGAAGAGATAGAGAATGAATGCATGTATCAACTTAATGACATTGGATCCAAAACTTCCACTGGAGGATGGTTTGTGTCAGAGGGCGAGGCTGTTATACTCGCTCATGATGATGGCTCATGTTCCTATTACGACGTTGCTAATTCTGAG gtaaaATCTGTGTACAGTCCTCCAGATGATATCTCACCAAACACTTGGAGAGATTGTTGGGTGGTTCGTGCACCGGGTGCAGATGGCTGCTCAGGCAGATATGTGGTAGCTGCTTCTGCTGGCAATACGATGGAGTCTGGGTTTTGTTCATGGGATTTCTACACCAAAGACATAAAGGCGCTCCACGTTGAGGACGGATCTTCAAGAGTTCCAAGGACTGCTCTGGCTCCTTTATCCAACAACACATCCCATGGTAGGAACACTCTGGCTTGTTCATTGTTACCAGAAGCTCAACAATGGTGGTACAGACCATGCGGTCCTCTCATAGCTTCAACTGCTAGTTTCCAAAGCGTGGTCAAGGTTTTTGACATCCGAGATGGGGAACAAATCATGAGATGGGAAGTGCAGAATTGTGTCTCAGGTTTAGATCATTCGAGCCCTTTACAGTGGAGAAACCGAGGAAAGCTTGTCATAGCAGAAACAGAAACGATTTCTGTTTGGGATGTCAACTCCCTTCACCCTGAATCCCTGCTCACCATTTCCTCTCCAGGGAGAAAAATCTCAGCGTTTCATGTCAACAACACAGATGCTGAAGTTGGGGGAGGTGTTCGTCAAAG AGCAAGTTCCATGGACGCTGAAGGCAACGACGGAGTTTTCTGCACTACTGATTCAATCAACATCATGGACTTCCGTAACCCATCTGGCATTGGCGCTAAAATCCCCAAGCTCGGTGTTAATGCACAATGTGTATCATCTAGAGGAGATTCTGTATTTGTTGGAACCAATCCGAAATCATCATCTGCTAAGAAGTCAGTGGGTTATTCCTCTCAAGTGCTGCAATTCTCTTTAAGGAAACAGCGTCTGGTGAGCACTTACAACCTGCCTGACTCAAACACTCACTCGCACCACTCTGCAATAACCCAAGTCTGGGGAAATTCAAACTTTGTCATGGCTACTTCTGGTATGGGGCTTTTCGTGTTTGATACTTCAAAAGAAGAGACCTCGATAGGTAGTGACAGTGGAACCGTAAAAGAGGTTATTGGTCCAAACGATATGTACTGCCCTTCGTTTGATTATGCAAGTTCTCGTGTCCTCCTCATCTCAAGAGATCGTCCTGCTTTATGGAGGCACATCTTATAG
- the LOC103835198 gene encoding uncharacterized protein LOC103835198 isoform X3, with product MEQLVNFIIRPPRAEYNPEHDLLEQEFLLKGRWYQRKDLEVKNSRGDTLKCSHYMPVECSEDRRPLPCVVYCHGNSGCRADASEAAIVLLPSNITIFTLDFSGSGLSGGEYVTLGSNEKDDLKAVVEYLRTDVNVSLIGLWGRSMGAVTSLMYGAEDPSIAAMVLDSPFSDLVDLMMELVDTYKFPLPKFTIKFAIQYMRRAVQKKAKFDITDLNTIKVAKSCFVPVLLGHAIDDDFIHPHHSERIYEAYVGDKNIIKFEGDHNSQRPQFYFDSINIFFHNVLQPPEVAGPTTLFHPLDDYFAKGSWNTVKEVNSPPPSSAQKSIAVGSTSDVINDVRMKRPMSRTEEKEGSSSSSCDMISFDLSNGDPYPPNLAVALDDDQYVEFQVEDLADFPSNAEEEERMLMEAVMKSLEAEETHQNKESSRTNREKIEEKESNVAAASATEPVSETDSASGPTLMNHHDVSSSSEADDATNDESIDVSARTKATVTVVGRSSTSGNGLLRRWDLNFFKSR from the exons ATGGAGCAGCTTGTTAACTTCATTATTCGACCTCCAAG AGCTGAATACAATCCGGAACATGATCTCTTGGAACAGGAGTTCTTGCTCAAAGGGAGATGGTACCAGAGGAAGGATTTAGAG GTAAAAAACAGCAGGGGTGATACTCTCAAGTGTAGTCATTACATGCCAGTTGAGTGTTCTGAAGATAGGCGGCCTCTGCCTTGTGTAGTATACTGCCATGGAAACAG TGGATGTAGAGCTGATGCCAGTGAAGCTGCAATCGTATTACTTCCTTCAAACATCACAATTTTCACCCTTGACTTTTCGGGTTCTGGTCTCTCTGGCGGAGAGTATGTCACTTTGGGTTCCAACGAA AAAGATGATCTGAAAGCGGTGGTTGAGTATTTACGCACAGATGTAAATGTCTCCCTCATTGGCTTATGGGGTCGTTCTATGGGTGCTGTCACAAG CTTGATGTATGGAGCAGAGGATCCCTCTATCGCAGCGATGGTTCTAGACAGCCCCTTCTCTGATTTGGTTGATCTGATGATGGAACTAGTAGATACATATAAGTTCCCCTTGCCCAAATTTACT ATAAAATTTGCAATACAATATATGCGGAGAGCTGTTCAGAAGAAGGCCAAGTTTGACATAACGGATCTCAACACCATTAAG GTAGCGAAGTCATGTTTTGTTCCAGTTTTATTGGGACATGCCATAGACGATGACTTTATTCACCCTCATCACTCGGAGCGTATATATGAAGCATACGTA GGAGACAAAAATATAATCAAATTCGAGGGAGACCACAATTCACAGCGGCCACAATTCTACTTTGAttctataaacatatttttccaTAACGTTCTTCAGCCTCCAGAGGTGGCTGGGCCAACAACACTTTTTCACCCATTGGATGATTATTTTGCCAAG GGCAGTTGGAACACCGTGAAAGAAGTAAATTCTCCACCACCATCCTCAGCACAGAAAA GTATAGCTGTGGGCAGTACCTCCGATGTAATCAATGACGTCCGCATGAAAAGACCTATGAGTCGCACAGAG GAAAAAGAGGGGTCCAGTAGTTCATCTTGTGATATGATCAGCTTCGATTTGTCAAATGGGGATCCGTATCCTCCTAATCTCGCTGTAGCTTTAGATGATGATCAATATGTGGAGTTTCAAGTAGAGGACTTGGCTGATTTTCCTTCTAATGCTGAGGAAGAAGAGAGG ATGCTGATGGAAGCGGTGATGAAATCGCTGGAGGCAGAAGAGACTCATCAGAACAAAGAATCTTCCAGGACTAATAGAGAGAAGattgaagaaaaagaaagtaatgTTGCTGCTGCTTCTGCTACAGAACCAGTGTCTGAGACAGATTCTGCATCCGGTCCAACACTAATGAACCACCATGATGTATCATCATCTTCAGAAGCCGATGATGCTACAAATGATGAAAGCATTGATGTGTCAGCACGTACAAAGGCAACAGTGACTGTGGTTGGACGTAGTAGCACATCAGGAAACGGGTTATTACGACGATGGGATCTTAACTTCTTCAAAAGTAGATAA
- the LOC103835204 gene encoding 60S ribosomal protein L36a produces MVNIPKTKKTYCKNKECKKHTLHKVTQYKKGKDSLAAQGKRRYDRKQSGYGGQTKPVFHKKAKTTKKIVLRLQCQTCKHFSQHSIKRCKHFEIGGDKKGKGTSLF; encoded by the exons ATG GTGAACATTCCGAAGACTAAGAAGACTTACTGTAAGAACAAGGAATGCAAGAAGCATACCTTGCACAAGGTGACCCAGTACAAGAAGGGTAAAGACAGTCTTGCTGCCCAAGGAAAGCGTCGTTATGACCGCAAGCAATCTGGATATGGTGGTCAGACCAAACCCGTCTTCCACAAGAAG GCTAAGACAACCAAGAAGATTGTGCTGAGGCTCCAGTGCCAAACCTGCAAGCATTTCTCCCAACACTCAATTAAG AGGTGCAAGCACTTTGAGATTGGTGGAGACAAGAAGGGAAAAGGAACATCCCTCTTTTAA
- the LOC103835199 gene encoding heterogeneous nuclear ribonucleoprotein 1 encodes MDSDQGKLFVGGISWETDEDKLREHFSSYGDVSQAIVMRDKLTGRPRGFGFVIFSDPSLLDRVLQDKHHIDSREVDVKRAMSREEQQVSGRSGSFNATRGSGGDAYNKTKKIFVGGLPPTLTDEEFRLYFEQYGPVADVVIMHDQTTSRPRGFGFVSFDSEDAVDRVLQKNFHDLNGKQVEVKRALPKDANPGGAGRAMGGGGGGGYQGFGGSEGGFDGRMDFNRYMQPQNVGNGLPSYGGSSGYAAGGGYGNGSNGAGFGGYGGYGAGAGAAYGATGMPGGGYGSSVAPRNAWDTPSAPSGYGNPGGYGNGAAQSGYGAPPAQTQYGYGGYSGSGEAGYGNQAAYGAVGGRPSVGGLNNPGGGYMGGYDPSQGYGLGRQGQ; translated from the exons ATGGATTCAGATCAAGGAAAGCTTTTCGTTGGCGGAATCTCGTGGGAGACAGACGAAGACAAGCTAAGAGAGCATTTCAGCAGCTACGGAGATGTTTCTCAGGCTATTGTCATGAGAGACAAGCTCACTGGCCGTCCTAGGGGTTTTGGTTTCGTCATCTTCTCCGATCCTTCTCTTCTCGATAGGGTTCTTCAAGACAAACATCACATTGATTCCAGAGAG gtTGATGTGAAGAGAGCAATGTCAAGAGAGGAGCAGCAAGTCTCTGGAAGAAGTGGGAGCTTCAATGCAACTAGAGGCTCTGGAGGAGATGCTTACAACAAAACCAAGAAGATCTTTGTCGGAGGCTTGCCGCCTACTTTGACAGACGAAGAGTTTCGCCTCTACTTTGAACAGTACGGCCCTGTGGCTGATGTTGTGATCATGCACGACCAGACTACTAGCCGTCCTCGCGGGTTTGGATTTGTCTCCTTCGACTCTGAAGATGCTGTTGACCGTGTGCTTCAGAAGAACTTCCATGATTTGAACGGTAAGCAAGTTGAAGTGAAGCGTGCTCTTCCTAAAGATGCTAATCCGGGTGGTGCTGGACGAGCCATGggtggtggcggtggtggtggttacCAGGGTTTTGGTGGCAGTGAAGGCGGTTTTGACGGACGTATGGATTTTAATAGGTATATGCAGCCTCAGAATGTAGGAAATGGTTTACCGTCTTATGGTGGTTCTTCAGGTTATGCTGCTGGTGGTGGGTATGGAAATGGTAGTAACGGTGCTGGATTTGGTGGATACGGAGGTTATGGGGCAGGTGCTGGAGCTGCATATGGAGCAACGGGGATGCCAGGTGGTGGTTATGGAAGTAGTGTTGCTCCGAGAAACGCATGGGACACTCCATCAGCTCCTAGTGGTTATGGGAACCCCGGAGGGTATGGGAATGGTGCTGCTCAGAGTGGATATGGAGCTCCTCCGGCTCAGACACAGTACGGATACGGAGGGTACAGTGGAAGTGGTGAAGCTGGTTACGGTAACCAAGCTGCTTATGGTGCGGTTGGAGGGAGACCTAGTGTTGGGGGGTTGAACAATCCTGGTGGTGGCTACATGGGAGGTTATGACCCGTCACAAGGGTATGGTTTGGGTCGGCAAGGCCAATAG
- the LOC103835198 gene encoding uncharacterized protein LOC103835198 isoform X2, whose product MEQLVNFIIRPPRAEYNPEHDLLEQEFLLKGRWYQRKDLEVKNSRGDTLKCSHYMPVECSEDRRPLPCVVYCHGNSGCRADASEAAIVLLPSNITIFTLDFSGSGLSGGEYVTLGSNEKDDLKAVVEYLRTDVNVSLIGLWGRSMGAVTSLMYGAEDPSIAAMVLDSPFSDLVDLMMELVDTYKFPLPKFTIKFAIQYMRRAVQKKAKFDITDLNTIKVAKSCFVPVLLGHAIDDDFIHPHHSERIYEAYVGDKNIIKFEGDHNSQRPQFYFDSINIFFHNVLQPPEVAGPTTLFHPLDDYFAKGSWNTVKEVNSPPPSSAQKSIAVGSTSDVINDVRMKRPMSRTEVPSNVPSNQSSSDTKEKEGSSSSSCDMISFDLSNGDPYPPNLAVALDDDQYVEFQVEDLADFPSNAEEEERMLMEAVMKSLEAEETHQNKESSRTNREKIEEKESNVAAASATEPVSETDSASGPTLMNHHDVSSSSEADDATNDESIDVSARTKATVTVVGRSSTSGNGLLRRWDLNFFKSR is encoded by the exons ATGGAGCAGCTTGTTAACTTCATTATTCGACCTCCAAG AGCTGAATACAATCCGGAACATGATCTCTTGGAACAGGAGTTCTTGCTCAAAGGGAGATGGTACCAGAGGAAGGATTTAGAG GTAAAAAACAGCAGGGGTGATACTCTCAAGTGTAGTCATTACATGCCAGTTGAGTGTTCTGAAGATAGGCGGCCTCTGCCTTGTGTAGTATACTGCCATGGAAACAG TGGATGTAGAGCTGATGCCAGTGAAGCTGCAATCGTATTACTTCCTTCAAACATCACAATTTTCACCCTTGACTTTTCGGGTTCTGGTCTCTCTGGCGGAGAGTATGTCACTTTGGGTTCCAACGAA AAAGATGATCTGAAAGCGGTGGTTGAGTATTTACGCACAGATGTAAATGTCTCCCTCATTGGCTTATGGGGTCGTTCTATGGGTGCTGTCACAAG CTTGATGTATGGAGCAGAGGATCCCTCTATCGCAGCGATGGTTCTAGACAGCCCCTTCTCTGATTTGGTTGATCTGATGATGGAACTAGTAGATACATATAAGTTCCCCTTGCCCAAATTTACT ATAAAATTTGCAATACAATATATGCGGAGAGCTGTTCAGAAGAAGGCCAAGTTTGACATAACGGATCTCAACACCATTAAG GTAGCGAAGTCATGTTTTGTTCCAGTTTTATTGGGACATGCCATAGACGATGACTTTATTCACCCTCATCACTCGGAGCGTATATATGAAGCATACGTA GGAGACAAAAATATAATCAAATTCGAGGGAGACCACAATTCACAGCGGCCACAATTCTACTTTGAttctataaacatatttttccaTAACGTTCTTCAGCCTCCAGAGGTGGCTGGGCCAACAACACTTTTTCACCCATTGGATGATTATTTTGCCAAG GGCAGTTGGAACACCGTGAAAGAAGTAAATTCTCCACCACCATCCTCAGCACAGAAAA GTATAGCTGTGGGCAGTACCTCCGATGTAATCAATGACGTCCGCATGAAAAGACCTATGAGTCGCACAGAG GTTCCTTCAAACGTCCCATCTAATCAATCATCATCAGACACGAAG GAAAAAGAGGGGTCCAGTAGTTCATCTTGTGATATGATCAGCTTCGATTTGTCAAATGGGGATCCGTATCCTCCTAATCTCGCTGTAGCTTTAGATGATGATCAATATGTGGAGTTTCAAGTAGAGGACTTGGCTGATTTTCCTTCTAATGCTGAGGAAGAAGAGAGG ATGCTGATGGAAGCGGTGATGAAATCGCTGGAGGCAGAAGAGACTCATCAGAACAAAGAATCTTCCAGGACTAATAGAGAGAAGattgaagaaaaagaaagtaatgTTGCTGCTGCTTCTGCTACAGAACCAGTGTCTGAGACAGATTCTGCATCCGGTCCAACACTAATGAACCACCATGATGTATCATCATCTTCAGAAGCCGATGATGCTACAAATGATGAAAGCATTGATGTGTCAGCACGTACAAAGGCAACAGTGACTGTGGTTGGACGTAGTAGCACATCAGGAAACGGGTTATTACGACGATGGGATCTTAACTTCTTCAAAAGTAGATAA
- the LOC103835198 gene encoding uncharacterized protein LOC103835198 isoform X1 produces MEQLVNFIIRPPRAEYNPEHDLLEQEFLLKGRWYQRKDLEVKNSRGDTLKCSHYMPVECSEDRRPLPCVVYCHGNSGCRADASEAAIVLLPSNITIFTLDFSGSGLSGGEYVTLGSNEKDDLKAVVEYLRTDVNVSLIGLWGRSMGAVTSLMYGAEDPSIAAMVLDSPFSDLVDLMMELVDTYKFPLPKFTIKFAIQYMRRAVQKKAKFDITDLNTIKVAKSCFVPVLLGHAIDDDFIHPHHSERIYEAYVGDKNIIKFEGDHNSQRPQFYFDSINIFFHNVLQPPEVAGPTTLFHPLDDYFAKGSWNTVKEVNSPPPSSAQKSIAVGSTSDVINDVRMKRPMSRTEYISQVPSNVPSNQSSSDTKEKEGSSSSSCDMISFDLSNGDPYPPNLAVALDDDQYVEFQVEDLADFPSNAEEEERMLMEAVMKSLEAEETHQNKESSRTNREKIEEKESNVAAASATEPVSETDSASGPTLMNHHDVSSSSEADDATNDESIDVSARTKATVTVVGRSSTSGNGLLRRWDLNFFKSR; encoded by the exons ATGGAGCAGCTTGTTAACTTCATTATTCGACCTCCAAG AGCTGAATACAATCCGGAACATGATCTCTTGGAACAGGAGTTCTTGCTCAAAGGGAGATGGTACCAGAGGAAGGATTTAGAG GTAAAAAACAGCAGGGGTGATACTCTCAAGTGTAGTCATTACATGCCAGTTGAGTGTTCTGAAGATAGGCGGCCTCTGCCTTGTGTAGTATACTGCCATGGAAACAG TGGATGTAGAGCTGATGCCAGTGAAGCTGCAATCGTATTACTTCCTTCAAACATCACAATTTTCACCCTTGACTTTTCGGGTTCTGGTCTCTCTGGCGGAGAGTATGTCACTTTGGGTTCCAACGAA AAAGATGATCTGAAAGCGGTGGTTGAGTATTTACGCACAGATGTAAATGTCTCCCTCATTGGCTTATGGGGTCGTTCTATGGGTGCTGTCACAAG CTTGATGTATGGAGCAGAGGATCCCTCTATCGCAGCGATGGTTCTAGACAGCCCCTTCTCTGATTTGGTTGATCTGATGATGGAACTAGTAGATACATATAAGTTCCCCTTGCCCAAATTTACT ATAAAATTTGCAATACAATATATGCGGAGAGCTGTTCAGAAGAAGGCCAAGTTTGACATAACGGATCTCAACACCATTAAG GTAGCGAAGTCATGTTTTGTTCCAGTTTTATTGGGACATGCCATAGACGATGACTTTATTCACCCTCATCACTCGGAGCGTATATATGAAGCATACGTA GGAGACAAAAATATAATCAAATTCGAGGGAGACCACAATTCACAGCGGCCACAATTCTACTTTGAttctataaacatatttttccaTAACGTTCTTCAGCCTCCAGAGGTGGCTGGGCCAACAACACTTTTTCACCCATTGGATGATTATTTTGCCAAG GGCAGTTGGAACACCGTGAAAGAAGTAAATTCTCCACCACCATCCTCAGCACAGAAAA GTATAGCTGTGGGCAGTACCTCCGATGTAATCAATGACGTCCGCATGAAAAGACCTATGAGTCGCACAGAG TACATCTCTCAGGTTCCTTCAAACGTCCCATCTAATCAATCATCATCAGACACGAAG GAAAAAGAGGGGTCCAGTAGTTCATCTTGTGATATGATCAGCTTCGATTTGTCAAATGGGGATCCGTATCCTCCTAATCTCGCTGTAGCTTTAGATGATGATCAATATGTGGAGTTTCAAGTAGAGGACTTGGCTGATTTTCCTTCTAATGCTGAGGAAGAAGAGAGG ATGCTGATGGAAGCGGTGATGAAATCGCTGGAGGCAGAAGAGACTCATCAGAACAAAGAATCTTCCAGGACTAATAGAGAGAAGattgaagaaaaagaaagtaatgTTGCTGCTGCTTCTGCTACAGAACCAGTGTCTGAGACAGATTCTGCATCCGGTCCAACACTAATGAACCACCATGATGTATCATCATCTTCAGAAGCCGATGATGCTACAAATGATGAAAGCATTGATGTGTCAGCACGTACAAAGGCAACAGTGACTGTGGTTGGACGTAGTAGCACATCAGGAAACGGGTTATTACGACGATGGGATCTTAACTTCTTCAAAAGTAGATAA
- the LOC103835200 gene encoding glycine-rich protein 5, which produces MGRLVNGAGLLVLLCFHVFVVCNVAARDGVMSFGKDEEEKTFIGGGKGFGGDFGKGGGIAGGIGKGGGFLGGGFGGGGIGKGGGFGGGFGGGIGKGFGFGKGGGFGKGIGKGFGIGGGKIGHN; this is translated from the coding sequence ATGGGGCGTCTAGTAAACGGAGCTGGTCTCttggttttgttgtgtttccatgTCTTTGTGGTGTGTAATGTGGCTGCGAGAGATGGTGTGATGAGCTTTGGCAAAGATGAAGAGGAGAAGACCTTCATAGGAGGTGGAAAGGGATTTGGAGGAGATTTTGGTAAAGGAGGTGGAATCGCTGGCGGGATAGGCAAAGGTGGAGGCTTTCTTGGCGGAGGCTTTGGTGGTGGTGGAATAGGAAAAGGCGGTGGTTTTGGAGGAGGATTCGGTGGAGGAATAGGCAAAGGCTTTGGCTTTGGAAAAGGTGGTGGCTTCGGCAAAGGAATAGGCAAAGGCTTTGGCATTGGTGGTGGAAAGATTGGACACAACTGA